Below is a window of Drosophila bipectinata strain 14024-0381.07 chromosome XR, DbipHiC1v2, whole genome shotgun sequence DNA.
aattttaaGGCCATTTACAAGCGTTGAGTGCgagaattaatttaaatatatttaacctGATTCCAATGGGGTCACACTTATTGAAGCGGAATCAGAGTCCCcctcctctctctctctctctcgctaaGAGAGATCCAAAGAGAGGGCTCCAATGTAAACAGATTGGAAACAAGTTCAAGGCCACGATCGCTCTCTTTCGACTCACCTGCTGGATGAACAGAAGTTGCTGctcagctgctgctcctcctgaTCCCCTCCTGACTGGCCGGGGGTGTAGGCGGGGATGACGGCCACCTCTGACGTCACGGGCCGGTAAATCAGCGGCTTTACATTGCGCTCGAAGTCGTCCAGGAAAACGACGTCATGGACGGGAATCAGTCGGTGGTCGCCCACATTGAAGGGCAGGTCCCTGAAGGGGCCGTTAAAGAGGCAGCGGAGGGGAGATGTTACCAGGACGGCGTCCTCGGAGGGCAACTATAAGAGGACAATGATTTAGTTTAACtatcatttataattaatgACCACTACACAacaatttcttaaaataaaaaaattttaattcatattggaatgttttttattcataataattttaatacatttttaaaaatataaatttttgcaTATTTCAGCCATTTTTGACTTGTTTCTAATTGGACTGTACTTTCCAACCTTTATCTTCCCATTGGCCGCTGAGAACATTGGAAACTTCCTAACGGTACTTTTCAATGAGAAGCAACATGATGGAGAGCCAACATGTCTAGTGTTAGGAAGTCGTAATTGGAATCATTCCAGACGCCTGCGTCGCGTTggtagttttttgtttttattgattgtttCCACTGTCTGCTGGATATTACttcagatttttattttcaaaccAATTGAGTTGACAAATATGggggcaacaacaaaaaaaaacacacacacactcgcgaGAGAACTTGCACAATTGACCGAAACAAAACAATGGAACCTGAAGCAGTGGCTGCATCGGCTGCGTCTGCGCCTTTTGCCTTCCAATAACTAAAACAAGAATCACACCGAAAACACCGCGATTTAAAATATAACGAACACTTGCGACGATTTAAAATTATCTGATCGGATGCCGATCAAAAGCGTCTCCGCTTGGACTCCCGCTTCGGCGACGCTATCTTCCAATTGGTCCAATCGGATCAGCAGCAAGAGATGTCCACTTGGCGTCCGCTGAGGTGCAATATCACCGCCATAGAGATGGGAAACTTATCGATCTTTAGCGCCTATCGATTAAAAACACATTCTGCTGTTGCTTTAACCTGCGGCTTATTAtttgtaaattgttttttaaagtgTGTATTTGCTTTGATATTATAACAAATTTGAATAAGAATGGCACTTTTCTTGATATTTGTTTCTATCATCAACCAGGTTGTCATCCCCATCTACCATCAGCCGGCTTACAACACTGAATTTTAGTGTTGTCCATCACTAGCCGAACAGAagcaagcaaaaaaaaaaaatctaaacgCAAGCAAGCGCAATTTTGCCGACTTCTCCTGTCTCGAATCgagaaaatacaattttaagcAGTCTACGAGCATATCAGGTAAGTGGAGCATACAACAGAGCacgaatatttaaataaaaaatagtaaacTCTAATACAAAACAATTGTTAGTGGCCACACGCCTGTATTTGCCCGTGTTCTTGTGTATGTGTGCATGTGTTTGGTTGTGTTAATAAAGCGGCAAAAACACAACATGGAAAACGTTATAAACCCTTTTCCTGGCTTATAGCTGGATAGCTTCCGAGAAGTAATTCGTTTTAGTCCGTGGAAAACCATTTAAGGCCCGcaagattaaaaaataatctgCGGGTGTATCGCTGGTATCGATACGCAAGTGCAAGGGAGACGGAGCGATGGGATGcccaaaactttttttttttcgtcaattgatgatttgttgtttttgcagaATCCTCGAGAACTTTAAAAAGCGACTGCGAACTAAAAAGAAGACAAAAAGTCTCGGAATCTACTCTACGTTTAGGCGAACCGAAAAAGGTGAGCCTGAGAGCCAGAATATCTGGCGGGAGAAATGGTTCCTCCCGAACTGCAGGCCCAGAAACTGCATTTCTAACTATTTTGTGTCCCCCAACAGAGCACGAAGATGTCGCACACAATCCTGTTGGTCCAGCCAGGAAATCGGCCGGAGACGCGAACCTACTGCGACTACGAGAGCGTCAACGAGTGCATGGAGGGCGTGTGCAAGATCTATGAGGAGCATCTGAAG
It encodes the following:
- the LOC138925670 gene encoding uncharacterized protein, producing the protein MFSAANGKIKLPSEDAVLVTSPLRCLFNGPFRDLPFNVGDHRLIPVHDVVFLDDFERNVKPLIYRPVTSEVAVIPAYTPGQSGGDQEEQQLSSNFCSSSSDT